TGtataaaaataactaaaaaattaattaaagtgaatCGGAGTTAGTATGTTATATTTAACAAtcataaatttcaaaaattttaccATTACACAAATTTTATGAAACATTCAAACCATAAATTtctaaattttattatttttaaatttcgtATTAATTCAAATTACGTCTCGTAAATTAAAACGAAGGTCACTACACAATAAAAGGGCAGTTTAGGCCCTGGCACAAATGGCAATAGACAAAAAAAAATGACGACCAATTCCTTTTCTTTATCTTCCTCATCTTCTCTCTTTTCCTCAGCTCTACTTCCTCCCGCCGGCGGTAACCTTCGCCGTCTCCTCCACTTCCGGCAGCCACTCACTATCACCGCCGCCACTTCTTCTTCAGTGGCATTTCCAAAGAAAAAGCACTGGAAACAAGGTGAATATCCTGGTTTTACTGAACAAACTGGGTCCCATAACAAGAAAAGAACACCTATTAAGAATATTAAGAAaaaattggacagaaaaaataATGCTACAGCTTGGGTTAATACTGTTACTGAAGCTCTTTCTGATCATATTGATAAAAAACAATGGCTTCAAGCGCTTCAGGTTAGTTCTTGCTACTACCCCTTTCATATCTTGGTTTCGCTTTTGTCTATATACCTTTGTTTAATGGGATAAAAAGTCAAATTTGCCTCTATATTAGTTGAAATTGAACAACTTTATCATGTTAAACTTTTGCTCTAAAAttaccctatgttagaaaaaaaGTCTCATTTAAACCATAATCTAAATTTGAGCCTCTTTTCCTTTAAAACCCCTAACTATCCCCTAGCCCCCCCTCATTGTAAGCAATTAAAAggacagcccggtgcactaagctcccgctatgcgtgtGTCCGGGGAAGGggcggaccacaagggtctattgtacacagTCTTGCATTTCTgcgagaggctgtttccacggctcgagtgggtgacctcttggtcacatgacaacaacgtTACCAATTACGCCAAGGCTTCCCTTCCCTCGTTGTAAGCAATTGGGTGTGTTAATTTGATTTTGGAAACAGTTTTACATTCTTCTTCCAGTGTTACTTGAAGTAACAGCTGCTCAATTTCTTATAAAGAAacttgtttttttccttttgattGAGAAATAAGGCTAACTAAAACCAGTCTACGGTGAAATGCAACCATGATTGAAGATGCTAAATGGACTGGGTAGACCTGAATCACAAGGTCTGAAGTTTGCTTAAAAAAACTATAATATCTTGAAATTGATGCAGAAATAGCTAGAGAAAACATAATGCAAATGAAGGAGACAGAGGCGATACCAATAGTTAGTCGTTGTTGACACACTTACATTAGGTTCGGTGCTTTTCTTGGAGTCTTCTTAGTCTTGTTAGAGACTTGTATGTTAGTGCAGTGATAAGTCTTAGATTTAGAGAACCTTTAGTTTCAGAGAATCCTTAATTTTGCTTTAACGGACAAATTATATACCTGTATTGAAATGAAGTAAGACCTGAATAGAGCCAAATAGATAGAGCAGATTCTTATAGCTGATCCAACTGGTTTAGGATTGAGGTGTAGTTGATTGACATAAATAAAGTGAGCTAAATTGAAAGAATTACTTGGGTGCTTGAGCGCGCCATATTTATATCCATGTTTTTCAGCTGTTATTAGCTGTGTGAATGCTATTATAGGAGGATTTGACAGAGAGGATTCCTTCACCTTCTGTCATTCATTTGATCTTGTTACCCTGCCTCCATTGCTCAGTGCAGCTATCTACCCTCGTTCTATCTACATCTAGCTTCCAGTCATGCCCCTATATATATTATGAGTTCTATCTGTAGTCTGCATCTTAATATAGCCAAGGAAAGACTTCCCTAAGCTCTTACTTTCCGCAGAAAATATCCAGTTTTCCTGTTACCATCTGCATCCACCTTGGCTAGGAAATTCAGAACCATGTTCCGTGTGGAAGATTAATGGATATCTTATATTTCTTTTATCTAATGACTTATCCATGAATAATGAGATGCATTCCAGCCTATATACTGTCCAAAACTGGAGTAATCACTTTATTTAGACCACCCCGAGTACCTTAAGCTCTTTGTTTGGAGAAATTTCGCTATCAAATAAATTAAAACCGGGAAAATGTCACTTTTCTGAGTTCTCAAAGTGTTTACCTTGCATTTTTTGCACATATGAGTTCTCCTCACACCCCGTATCCGCAAAAGCGCAGAGGTAAATGGAAGGATatctgttttctttttctgtctGAGGTAAATTTATTGCACCTCATTGATTTTGGGGCTTGCATTCCAAAATCTCTTGCATTGTAACTCCTTGGTACTTCTATTGCTGGTGTTTTGCCAATTGGATGTTTCAATATGGTTGCTTTTTTGCGTGTAGGTATTTGAAATGCTAAAGGAACAACCCTTTTATCAATTGAAAGAAAGTACGTACATGaagcttcttgttcttcttgggaAATGCGGGCAACCAGGGCAAGCACAGCAACTTTTTGACTcaatgattgaagagggattggAACTCACTACAGAATTATATACAGCCTTGGTTGGTGCTTACTGTAGAAGCAACATAATTGACCAGGCATTTACAATTCTTCACCAGATGATTGAGCTCCCTTATTGTCAGCCAGATGTTTATACATACAGTATATTAATTAAGGCATGTGTGGATGCATCCCGATTTGATCTGGTTGAGTCTCTTTATGAACAAATGGCTGAACGTTCCGTAGTTCCTAACACCGTCACTCAAAATATAGTCTTGAGTGGTTATGGGAGGGCAGGGAAATATGAAGAAATGGAGAAAGTGCTTTCAGGAATGCTTGAGAGCACGAGCAGCAGACCTGATATATGGACAATGAACACTATTCTGAGCTTATTTGGCAACAAGGGGCAGATTGAAATGATGGAGAAATGGTATGAAAAATTTCGTAGTTTTGGTATTGATCCAGAGACGCGAACATTTAATATCCTTATTAGTGCTTATGGGAAGAAAAGGATGTATGATAAGATGTCATCGGTGATGGAGTACATGCGTAAACTCTCATTTCCATGGACAACATCAACTTACAACAATGTCATCGAGGCGTTTTCAGATATAGGTGATGCAAAGCATATGGAGTACACATTTGATCAAATGCGTACTGAAGGCGTGAGAGCCGACACCAAGACATTTTGCTGTCTCATTAGAGGATATGCAAATGCAGACCTTTTTCCTAAGGTGATCAACACTGTCCAATTAGCAGGGAAGTTGGAGATCCCTGAAAACACTTCTTTTTTCAATTCTGTTATTTATGCTTGTGCAAAGGCAGAGGACTTAGTGGAGATGGAGAGAGTTTTCAAGCGAATGAAAGATAAGCAATGCCGACCAGATGACGCAACTTACTCTGTTATGGTTGATGCATATACGAAGGAAGGTATGACAGACAAAATCTATGATTTGGAGCAAGAAAAGCAGATGATGTCTGTCTCAAAATTCAATGACAGTGTTAGTGGTGACGAGAAGCAAGAGTTAATGCCTACTTGAAAACTAAATATGCAATTTAATTCGACAATGAATTGGAGCGCCGAAGCTACATCATTAGTGGTTTTCTACAGAGCTGTAGAATGATAAAATTACTCAGCTGTCTCCTTGTCAGTGAGTTTATGAAGAGGTgaaccttaaggcaagaatgaaaAACTGTTACTGTATCAGCGTAACCTCCATATAGTGTCATGTGGTATTTGCCATGTTTGTTCTCTAACTTAGTATCTGGAGTTTTCTTTCCAAGATAGCTCTTTATTATGTCAAGAATGCCGCATTTGAAGTTCCAAGCTGGTTGTGCTGTTCTTGTACTTTTGATTGTTGATTTTTATCGTTCAAATACCAATTCAGCATTTTACTCattatcggaaacagcctctgcccttccagggtagggttaggggtaaggttgcgtatattctaccctccccagaccgcacttgtgggaatatactgggttgttgttatatGATGGATTCATAGTGCTAGTTATcctcttcatttttcttttatttgggaaACATCTAGTTATTTTGGTAATGCACGTATTTGGTGGATTTGCATGTCTGAGCCTCCACACAAAATCCTCAACATAATAGAGAAAGCTACAAGCATATTAAAACAAAAGTACAGTTGGGGGAATACAGTGACAGTTTCTGTAGCATAAAATTTGCCATCCACTGGTTCTTGGTGTAATTAGATTCTCATTTCTCCGCGATAGTACAAAATGATGTCATTTCTCTGTTAGAAGAATTAACAGAGGTCAAGAAACCAACTTCTGGTGTCTCACTACCAGATATTTGCAGATGGACTATGTCAAAGCAAAAAATAGAGGCAGATAATGTAGAAAGAGAGCTTGGGAAGTTCCATAATTGAAAGTTTAGTTTGTCATCTGTtaaacaaaataccaaaataggtcATTGGCTACCTACATGCCCATGAACAAACTCGCTGCAATGGACAGTAAATAGAAATGTTATATGCTGAAATCTCGTCTTAATATCAATGATGTCTGAATCAACTTGTGTATACCTTAATTATTTCATCTAGTCGAATACATACATTCCACCAACACAAATATTTAGTAACTTTATTGGCAGAGTTACTCGGTATGTACTAAATTCAATAGCAGAATTGGCTCGTGGAATGCAGTTGATCATAGAACTCAATGCTGAGATAAATCATTTTTTATGGAAAAGGACTACCCTGTCTACAGCAACACATAACAAAAGCAAAGACTTTTTAACACCGCAATCCATGATTCCATTATCTCAAACTTTACCCAAGAAACTTGGAACAATATTTCTAAAACCACATAAAAAGATaataagatataaaaataaaaaagaacaagaaaaaagtGAAACAAAAGCCAACAAGCTAGAGTAAGCACAACCACTCAAGGTGTGAAACACGATTATATTCCAATTAAGCTTGTGGCTTTTCCCACTTGAGAGGCTTGACTACTTCCCATGTGAAGTCAGGATCATCTCTACCAAAATGTCCATAGGCAGCAGTCTTCAAGAATCGGCCATTTCCACCCCTCAATAGATCGAGGTTAATGGAAATCATCCCGGGCCTGAAATCAAAGTTCTCCTTCACAATGTTGAGAATTTCCTTATCAGGGATTTTCCCAGTTCCATAAGTGTCCACAAAGACAGATAAAGGTTCAGGCACACCAATGGCGTACGAAACCTGAACAATGCACCTCCTAGCAAGACCATTGGCAACAATGCTCTTCGCTGCTTGCCTCACAATATAGGCTCCACTTCTGTCAACCTTGGTAGGGTCCTTCCCCGAGAAAGCACCACCTCCATGAGCACCCCACCCTCCGTAAGTGTCGATGATGATCTTTCGGCCAGTGAGACCAGCATCACCGTGGGGTCCTCCAATGACAAAACGGCCCGAAGGGTTGAGGTGGAAAATGGTCTTCTCATCAAGATATTTCTCGGGGATCACGGGCTTGATGACATGCTCTTTGAGATCACGAGCAATTTCATCGTTTGTAACA
This DNA window, taken from Nicotiana tabacum cultivar K326 chromosome 15, ASM71507v2, whole genome shotgun sequence, encodes the following:
- the LOC107770930 gene encoding pentatricopeptide repeat-containing protein At3g06430, chloroplastic, whose translation is MTTNSFSLSSSSSLFSSALLPPAGGNLRRLLHFRQPLTITAATSSSVAFPKKKHWKQGEYPGFTEQTGSHNKKRTPIKNIKKKLDRKNNATAWVNTVTEALSDHIDKKQWLQALQVFEMLKEQPFYQLKESTYMKLLVLLGKCGQPGQAQQLFDSMIEEGLELTTELYTALVGAYCRSNIIDQAFTILHQMIELPYCQPDVYTYSILIKACVDASRFDLVESLYEQMAERSVVPNTVTQNIVLSGYGRAGKYEEMEKVLSGMLESTSSRPDIWTMNTILSLFGNKGQIEMMEKWYEKFRSFGIDPETRTFNILISAYGKKRMYDKMSSVMEYMRKLSFPWTTSTYNNVIEAFSDIGDAKHMEYTFDQMRTEGVRADTKTFCCLIRGYANADLFPKVINTVQLAGKLEIPENTSFFNSVIYACAKAEDLVEMERVFKRMKDKQCRPDDATYSVMVDAYTKEGMTDKIYDLEQEKQMMSVSKFNDSVSGDEKQELMPT